A window from Candidatus Eremiobacterota bacterium encodes these proteins:
- the hisC gene encoding histidinol-phosphate transaminase, with protein sequence MDYSKLVRPEIGAFKPYKPGTTVSQARKKYGLESFVKLSSNENPLGSSPLAAAALRAMDELHVYVDDEHAELRRRLPEPYGLGIEHVLLGHGSNDVVRTLFAAYVSAGDEVVLADPTFSLFPEDAILFGATPVKVPLRDGVHDLDAMLAAVTPRTKIVVVVDPNNPTSTRVERDAFDRFARALPPDVVLIVDQAYREYMPPGSVEGVDYVKSRPATIVLRTHSKLYGLASLRFGYALGDPALLAYAQRIRLPFNVSRPAAVAALAALDDHEFVQRSLATNEAGKAYLYPALAKLGLHVYPSAANFISVAVPGSADDAYEALLARGIVTRSGDALGMPGRLRITIGTPEQNALLIDALDSLVAAVA encoded by the coding sequence GTGGATTACAGCAAGCTCGTTCGGCCCGAGATCGGTGCGTTCAAACCATATAAGCCCGGCACGACGGTGTCGCAGGCGAGGAAGAAGTACGGCCTCGAGTCGTTCGTGAAGCTGTCGTCGAACGAGAACCCGCTGGGGAGCTCGCCGCTCGCCGCTGCCGCGCTGCGCGCGATGGACGAGCTGCACGTGTACGTCGACGACGAGCACGCCGAGCTGCGGCGGCGGCTGCCGGAACCGTACGGGCTCGGGATCGAGCACGTGCTGCTCGGCCACGGCTCGAACGACGTCGTGCGCACGCTGTTCGCCGCGTACGTCAGCGCAGGCGACGAGGTCGTACTGGCCGATCCGACGTTCTCGCTCTTCCCGGAAGACGCGATCCTGTTCGGCGCGACGCCGGTGAAGGTGCCGCTGCGCGACGGCGTCCACGACCTCGACGCGATGCTCGCCGCCGTCACGCCGCGCACGAAGATCGTCGTCGTCGTCGACCCGAACAATCCCACCTCGACGCGCGTCGAGCGCGACGCGTTCGACCGCTTCGCGCGCGCGCTTCCGCCGGACGTGGTCCTTATCGTCGACCAGGCGTACCGCGAGTACATGCCGCCCGGTTCGGTGGAAGGCGTCGACTACGTGAAGTCGCGGCCGGCGACGATCGTGCTGCGCACGCACTCCAAGCTCTACGGCTTGGCTTCGCTGCGCTTCGGCTACGCGCTCGGCGATCCGGCGCTGCTGGCCTATGCGCAGCGCATTCGGCTGCCGTTCAACGTCTCGCGCCCGGCCGCGGTCGCGGCGCTCGCTGCGCTCGACGACCACGAGTTCGTGCAGCGCTCGCTGGCGACGAACGAAGCCGGCAAAGCGTACCTGTACCCGGCGCTCGCGAAGCTGGGACTGCACGTCTATCCCTCGGCGGCGAACTTCATTTCGGTCGCGGTGCCGGGGAGCGCCGACGACGCGTACGAGGCGCTGCTCGCGCGCGGGATCGTGACGCGCAGCGGCGACGCGCTCGGGATGCCGGGCCGCTTGCGGATCACGATCGGAACGCCCGAGCAGAACGCGCTGTTGATCGACGCGCTCGACTCGCTGGTCGCGGCGGTCGCGTGA
- a CDS encoding GNAT family N-acetyltransferase, with protein sequence MNATVAVRRGTRDDRKFVRALARSSATSSVSAVRVAKYDDVVDSTARLVEFVFKRKHDVLIAEENGERVGFLLLLYDVPDEVTLTDQAFVAYTAVEPHARGRGAGRALLATAEAHARANGLRYVSLMVTEDNLPARALYEGAGFLTERRMMTKVL encoded by the coding sequence GTGAACGCGACGGTCGCCGTGCGGCGCGGGACGCGCGACGACCGCAAGTTCGTGCGCGCGCTGGCGCGCAGCAGCGCGACCAGCAGCGTGTCGGCAGTGCGCGTCGCCAAGTACGACGACGTCGTCGACTCGACCGCGCGGCTGGTCGAGTTCGTCTTCAAGCGCAAGCACGACGTGCTGATCGCCGAGGAGAACGGCGAGCGGGTCGGCTTTCTGTTACTGCTCTACGACGTCCCGGACGAGGTGACGCTGACCGATCAGGCGTTCGTCGCGTACACCGCGGTCGAGCCGCACGCGCGCGGGCGCGGCGCCGGCCGCGCGCTGCTCGCGACCGCCGAAGCCCACGCGCGCGCGAACGGGCTGCGCTACGTGAGCCTCATGGTGACCGAGGACAACCTCCCGGCGCGCGCGCTGTACGAGGGCGCCGGCTTCCTCACCGAGCGCCGCATGATGACGAAGGTGCTGTGA
- a CDS encoding AI-2E family transporter → MSSALVRRALIVAGVVLVVLAAALFAARIPKTISIFLIAAFIAFGANPLVKRLEARMPRAAAIAVVYVGLLTALVVLALVIVPITYAQVLLLIGHAPQYVAASQDVVANGESTLRGLFGGRVALPSYGEVQAELGKRVTGFVAAAMAGLGTIVVGAVTALILGTSALILSVFFLLQGGQVRDGILGFVPPRRRAGVAALLRELTEVFGHFVAGQALLCGIVGAAVWVLLFPAHFSFALLVAVICALGYAIPFVGMIVAQLVAALLAIPQGTGMVIWVTIAIFVVARVADNVLVPRIMAQSVGVSPIAVMFAVFAGGELFGLPGLILGIPAAALLKVLFGYFVQPYIERMQSQDATAEAVHVDVSVESAGGETKPPESVVVAVTP, encoded by the coding sequence GTGAGCAGCGCGCTGGTGCGCCGCGCGCTGATCGTCGCCGGGGTGGTGCTGGTGGTGCTCGCGGCGGCGCTGTTCGCCGCGCGCATCCCCAAGACGATCTCGATCTTCCTGATCGCGGCGTTCATCGCGTTCGGCGCCAACCCGCTGGTCAAACGGCTCGAAGCGCGGATGCCGCGCGCCGCCGCGATCGCGGTCGTCTACGTCGGATTGCTCACGGCGCTGGTCGTGCTGGCGCTGGTGATCGTCCCGATCACGTACGCGCAGGTGCTGCTGCTGATCGGCCACGCGCCGCAGTACGTCGCCGCCTCGCAGGACGTCGTGGCGAACGGCGAGAGCACGCTGCGCGGGCTGTTCGGCGGGCGCGTCGCGCTGCCGTCGTACGGCGAAGTGCAGGCCGAGCTCGGGAAGCGCGTCACCGGCTTCGTCGCCGCGGCGATGGCCGGGCTCGGCACGATCGTCGTCGGCGCGGTGACGGCGCTGATCCTGGGCACCTCGGCGCTGATCCTCTCGGTGTTCTTCCTGCTGCAGGGCGGCCAGGTGCGCGACGGGATCCTGGGCTTCGTTCCGCCGCGGCGGCGCGCCGGGGTCGCGGCGCTGCTGCGCGAGCTGACCGAGGTCTTCGGGCACTTCGTCGCCGGCCAGGCGCTGCTGTGCGGGATCGTCGGTGCGGCGGTGTGGGTCTTGCTCTTCCCCGCCCACTTTTCGTTCGCGCTGCTGGTAGCGGTGATCTGCGCGCTCGGCTACGCGATCCCGTTCGTCGGGATGATCGTCGCGCAGCTCGTCGCCGCGCTGCTCGCGATCCCGCAGGGGACCGGGATGGTGATCTGGGTGACGATCGCCATCTTCGTCGTCGCGCGCGTCGCCGACAACGTTCTCGTTCCGCGCATCATGGCGCAGTCGGTCGGGGTCTCGCCGATCGCCGTGATGTTCGCGGTCTTCGCCGGCGGCGAGCTGTTCGGTCTGCCGGGACTGATCCTCGGGATCCCCGCCGCCGCGCTGCTGAAGGTGCTGTTCGGCTACTTCGTGCAGCCGTACATCGAACGGATGCAGTCGCAGGACGCAACCGCCGAAGCCGTCCACGTCGACGTCAGCGTCGAGAGCGCCGGCGGCGAAACGAAGCCGCCCGAATCGGTCGTCGTCGCCGTCACGCCGTAG
- a CDS encoding NAD-dependent epimerase/dehydratase family protein: MRVLVLGGTVFLGRHVVETLLARGHEVTLFHRGKRGLELFPNAERVLGDRATDLDRLPAGARWDAVVDTSTSLPGYVRTSADALLGRAGRYVFVSSVSAYDISLPSLDESSRLLELPDGASRDIVEPETYGALKVLCEREAVAAFGAERTFIVRPGLIVGPHDPTDRFTYWPLRFARGGDVVVPDDLDAPVQWIDVRDLAEFVVDALERERSGTVNTVGPAEPATLRILLEACAAVAGTPSRLVPVDLATLKKRGIEGWTDLPVWVTPNDGADGVARVDRSRALALGMRHRSLETTVADTLRWAQNARGDAPLKAGLTPQREAELLALAAH; this comes from the coding sequence ATGCGCGTTCTCGTCCTCGGTGGAACCGTCTTTCTCGGCCGCCACGTCGTCGAGACGCTGCTCGCGCGCGGGCACGAGGTGACGTTATTTCATCGTGGCAAGCGCGGGCTCGAGCTATTTCCGAACGCCGAGCGCGTGCTGGGCGATCGCGCGACGGATCTGGATCGTCTGCCAGCCGGCGCGAGGTGGGATGCCGTCGTAGACACGTCCACCTCGCTGCCGGGCTACGTAAGGACGAGCGCCGACGCGTTGCTCGGACGCGCCGGCCGCTATGTCTTCGTCTCGAGCGTCTCGGCGTACGATATCTCGTTGCCGTCGCTCGACGAGTCGAGTCGACTCCTGGAACTGCCGGACGGCGCGTCGCGCGACATCGTGGAACCAGAAACGTACGGCGCGCTGAAGGTGCTATGCGAGCGCGAAGCGGTCGCGGCGTTCGGCGCCGAGCGCACGTTCATCGTGCGCCCGGGCCTCATCGTCGGCCCGCACGATCCGACCGACCGGTTCACGTACTGGCCGCTGCGCTTCGCGCGCGGTGGCGACGTCGTCGTGCCCGACGACCTCGACGCGCCGGTCCAGTGGATCGACGTGCGCGACCTCGCCGAGTTCGTCGTCGACGCGCTCGAGCGCGAGCGCAGCGGCACGGTCAACACGGTCGGCCCCGCCGAGCCCGCGACGCTGCGCATCCTGCTCGAGGCGTGCGCCGCGGTCGCCGGAACGCCGTCGCGCCTCGTTCCGGTCGATCTCGCAACCTTGAAAAAACGCGGGATCGAAGGCTGGACCGATCTGCCGGTGTGGGTGACGCCGAACGACGGAGCCGACGGCGTCGCGCGCGTCGACCGCTCGCGCGCGCTCGCGCTCGGCATGCGCCACCGCTCGCTCGAAACGACGGTCGCGGACACGCTGCGCTGGGCACAGAACGCACGCGGCGACGCACCGCTCAAAGCCGGTCTTACGCCGCAGCGCGAAGCCGAGCTGCTCGCGCTCGCCGCGCACTGA
- a CDS encoding arginine--tRNA ligase codes for MLTLDELAARFGAAARALWPDAEPVVQFEAPRRAEFGDVATNVAFGLARIARKKPQDIAAELIARALDDDAVRATVAEATALAGFVNLKLRPAFWQRVVADVLREGVNYGRGAPAGERVSLEFGSANPTGPLVVVQGRTLSIGDSLARALRHAGYDVFTEWIINDAGSQIDALGRSLYARYRELFDAAYPFPDDGYPGDYLIPLAEKLRARDGETWLHLPEDEAVAALARFARDEIVAEQQEVARRFRADYDLWQSEQALHEAGAIEHGIERLRALGVLYEKDGATWLRATVAGDEEDRVVVRRDGRPTYLANDIAYHYEKLQRADHVVDFLGPDHHGYIKRLDALANAYGRPGAFEVILIQQITLKRGDETLSMSKRAGQLVTLEEVIDEVGLDAARFFFVMLSAEQPLTFDLELAKKQSNDNPVFYVQYGHARIASVLRKARESHAAQLAAAERGERLGALTESSELALARRLGEFPATVAGVARARAPHRLTKYAREVASDFHQFYDACRVLTTDEATTTARLGLCIATKTVLATTLALCGVSAPDSM; via the coding sequence TTGCTGACGCTGGACGAGCTGGCCGCTCGCTTCGGCGCGGCGGCGCGCGCGCTCTGGCCCGACGCCGAGCCGGTGGTGCAGTTCGAAGCGCCGCGCCGAGCGGAGTTCGGCGACGTCGCGACCAACGTCGCCTTCGGCCTGGCCCGCATCGCCCGCAAGAAGCCGCAGGACATCGCGGCCGAGCTCATCGCCCGCGCTCTGGACGACGATGCCGTCCGCGCGACCGTCGCCGAGGCGACGGCGCTCGCCGGGTTCGTCAACCTCAAGCTGCGGCCGGCGTTCTGGCAGCGCGTCGTCGCCGATGTCTTGCGCGAGGGCGTGAACTACGGGCGCGGCGCGCCGGCCGGCGAGCGCGTCTCGCTGGAGTTCGGCAGCGCGAACCCAACCGGCCCGCTCGTCGTCGTGCAAGGGCGCACGCTCTCGATCGGCGACTCGCTCGCGCGCGCGCTGCGCCACGCCGGCTACGACGTCTTCACCGAGTGGATCATCAACGACGCCGGCTCGCAGATCGACGCGCTCGGCCGTTCGCTCTACGCGCGCTACCGCGAGCTCTTCGATGCGGCGTACCCGTTCCCCGACGACGGCTATCCCGGCGACTACCTGATTCCGCTGGCGGAGAAGCTGCGCGCGCGCGACGGCGAGACCTGGCTCCATTTGCCGGAAGACGAAGCGGTCGCCGCGCTGGCGCGTTTCGCGCGCGACGAGATCGTCGCCGAGCAGCAAGAGGTCGCGCGCCGCTTCCGCGCCGACTACGATCTGTGGCAGTCGGAGCAGGCGCTGCACGAGGCGGGCGCGATCGAGCACGGCATCGAGCGCCTTCGCGCGCTCGGCGTGCTCTACGAAAAAGACGGCGCGACGTGGCTGCGCGCCACCGTCGCCGGCGACGAAGAGGACCGGGTCGTCGTGCGCCGCGACGGCCGCCCGACGTACCTCGCCAACGACATCGCCTACCACTACGAGAAGCTGCAGCGCGCCGATCACGTCGTCGACTTTCTCGGTCCCGACCATCACGGCTACATCAAGCGGCTCGACGCGCTGGCGAACGCCTACGGCCGTCCCGGCGCATTCGAAGTAATTCTGATCCAGCAGATCACGCTCAAGCGCGGCGACGAGACGCTCTCGATGTCGAAGCGCGCCGGGCAGCTCGTGACGCTGGAGGAAGTGATCGACGAAGTCGGTCTCGACGCGGCGCGCTTCTTCTTCGTGATGCTCTCGGCCGAGCAGCCGCTGACGTTCGACCTGGAGCTGGCGAAGAAACAGTCCAACGACAATCCCGTCTTCTACGTGCAGTACGGGCACGCGCGGATCGCCTCGGTGCTGCGCAAGGCGCGCGAGTCGCACGCCGCGCAGCTCGCCGCCGCCGAGCGCGGCGAACGGCTCGGCGCGCTGACGGAATCGTCGGAGCTCGCGCTCGCGCGCCGGCTCGGGGAGTTTCCGGCGACCGTCGCCGGCGTCGCGCGCGCCCGCGCGCCGCACCGGCTGACGAAATACGCCCGCGAGGTCGCGAGCGACTTCCACCAGTTCTACGACGCGTGCCGGGTCTTGACGACCGACGAAGCGACGACGACGGCGCGGCTCGGCCTCTGCATCGCGACCAAGACGGTCCTCGCGACGACGCTCGCGCTGTGCGGCGTCAGCGCACCCGACTCGATGTAG
- a CDS encoding 23S rRNA (pseudouridine(1915)-N(3))-methyltransferase RlmH, with the protein MPGRHPRGGKDTRLNVRLIAVGKVRERYIAEALADFRARLRPYHRLDEVEVRASDGADPARAVRAEGEAILKLLDPSDHVWLLERTGEQMTSEELARRIERLPHQGIARLTLVIAGTYGASEALQARADERWSLSPLTLLHEWARALLLEQLYRAAKIARDEPYHH; encoded by the coding sequence ATTCCCGGCCGACATCCGCGCGGCGGCAAGGATACTCGCCTGAACGTTCGGCTGATCGCGGTCGGCAAGGTCCGCGAGCGCTACATTGCCGAGGCGCTCGCGGACTTTCGCGCACGGCTGCGGCCGTACCATCGACTCGACGAGGTCGAGGTGCGGGCGTCCGACGGCGCCGATCCGGCGCGGGCGGTGCGCGCGGAGGGCGAGGCGATCCTCAAGTTGCTCGATCCGAGCGATCACGTCTGGCTGCTTGAGCGGACCGGGGAGCAGATGACGAGCGAAGAGCTGGCGCGGCGGATCGAGCGGCTCCCGCATCAGGGCATCGCGCGGCTGACGCTGGTGATCGCCGGAACCTACGGCGCCTCCGAGGCCCTGCAGGCCCGGGCCGACGAGCGCTGGTCGCTCTCGCCGCTGACGCTGCTCCACGAATGGGCGCGGGCGCTCCTGCTGGAGCAACTGTACCGCGCGGCGAAGATCGCCCGCGATGAACCCTACCACCACTGA